One stretch of Bacillus sp. (in: firmicutes) DNA includes these proteins:
- a CDS encoding undecaprenyl-diphosphatase, producing MTFSDVNVEIFRMINDLGKHYPYLNSSAVFIAEYTVYFLALAMIFYWFSRKNSNRMMIICGVVTVIFAEIAGKIAGQFHFNNQPFAELPNVNQLIEKAVDNSFPSDHTIIFFSLCMIFWLFKKKIGLLWITLAVLVGISRIWVGVHYPADVAVGAIISIVAAVIVYKIVPNLEITKKALALYEKGESFILPTKDKARDL from the coding sequence ATGACTTTTTCAGATGTAAATGTTGAGATTTTTCGCATGATTAATGATTTAGGTAAACATTATCCATATTTAAATTCCAGCGCTGTCTTCATTGCTGAATATACGGTTTATTTTCTAGCATTAGCGATGATTTTCTATTGGTTTAGCCGCAAAAATAGCAATCGCATGATGATTATATGTGGTGTAGTTACTGTTATTTTTGCTGAAATAGCTGGGAAAATTGCTGGGCAATTCCATTTCAATAATCAACCTTTTGCCGAGCTACCCAATGTAAATCAGCTAATTGAAAAAGCTGTAGATAATTCATTTCCAAGCGATCATACAATCATATTTTTTTCTCTTTGTATGATATTTTGGCTTTTTAAGAAAAAGATTGGGCTTTTATGGATTACACTAGCCGTTCTTGTAGGGATTTCACGCATTTGGGTTGGTGTCCATTACCCAGCAGATGTTGCTGTTGGGGCAATTATTAGTATTGTCGCCGCGGTTATTGTTTACAAAATCGTACCTAATTTAGAAATTACAAAAAAAGCACTTGCACTATATGAAAAAGGTGAAAGCTTTATCCTGCCAACAAAGGATAAGGCTAGGGATTTATAA
- a CDS encoding amino acid ABC transporter substrate-binding protein gives MKRIATIILVLAAIFTIVTGCSSKSAPAENRGNTAAVPETDKPLVIGVDDKFAPMGFRDENNELVGFDIDYAKAAAEKMGVEVTFQPIDWKTKESELSSGRIDLIWNGYTITEDRKQKVLFTKPYLANAQVIVTLTGSKITKLADLEGKVVGLQSLSSAADALEANSVNDKIKTVTEFPDNVLALNDLRSGRLDAVVIDEVVIDYYMAKQEDTFKILDETLAPEEYGIGVKKGNEELLNKLQKALDEMNEEGTAAEISTKWFGENKVLK, from the coding sequence ATGAAACGAATTGCAACTATTATTCTAGTATTAGCCGCAATCTTCACGATTGTAACTGGCTGCTCATCTAAATCTGCACCAGCAGAAAATAGGGGCAACACAGCAGCAGTTCCAGAAACAGACAAGCCTTTAGTGATTGGGGTCGATGATAAATTCGCACCAATGGGTTTCCGTGATGAAAATAATGAACTAGTAGGCTTTGATATTGATTATGCGAAAGCAGCAGCTGAAAAAATGGGAGTTGAGGTTACATTCCAACCAATTGATTGGAAAACGAAGGAGTCTGAGTTAAGTAGTGGGAGGATTGACCTTATTTGGAATGGTTACACTATTACTGAAGATCGTAAACAAAAAGTACTTTTCACAAAACCTTATTTAGCAAATGCACAAGTGATAGTGACACTCACTGGTTCAAAAATAACAAAATTAGCTGACTTAGAAGGTAAAGTTGTTGGTCTTCAATCACTTTCTTCTGCAGCAGATGCACTAGAGGCAAACTCGGTTAACGATAAAATTAAGACAGTTACTGAGTTTCCTGATAATGTTTTAGCATTGAATGACTTAAGAAGTGGACGCTTAGATGCTGTCGTTATAGATGAAGTGGTTATTGATTATTATATGGCAAAACAAGAGGATACATTTAAAATTCTTGATGAAACACTTGCACCTGAAGAATACGGAATCGGTGTGAAAAAAGGAAATGAAGAGCTTCTAAATAAGCTTCAAAAAGCACTTGATGAAATGAATGAGGAAGGAACAGCAGCTGAAATCTCAACAAAGTGGTTTGGCGAAAATAAAGTATTAAAGTAA
- a CDS encoding amino acid ABC transporter permease — MSIDYLITILKPMLEGAQMTVLLFLIAIVASIPLGFALTLAVKSSFKPLSWFAHSYIYVMRGTPLLLQLLLICFGLPMLPVVGEYLVFDRFVAACLGFILNYAAYFAEIFRGGLLAIDKGQYEAAQVLGLNKWQTTTRVILPQMFRIALPAVANESITLVKDTALLYAVAVPELLHFAQTAVNRDFTIVPFFVAGIIYLLMTLLLTLFFKWLEKHFRFE; from the coding sequence ATGTCTATCGATTATTTAATTACTATACTTAAGCCGATGCTTGAAGGGGCGCAAATGACCGTGCTTTTATTTCTGATTGCAATTGTGGCGTCCATTCCGCTTGGATTTGCTTTAACACTTGCTGTTAAGAGTAGCTTTAAGCCATTGTCCTGGTTTGCCCATAGTTATATTTACGTAATGCGTGGCACGCCGCTATTACTGCAACTATTGCTTATTTGCTTCGGTTTGCCGATGCTCCCTGTTGTTGGAGAATATTTAGTTTTTGATCGGTTTGTAGCCGCTTGTCTTGGATTTATATTGAACTATGCTGCCTATTTTGCTGAAATATTCCGCGGCGGGCTTCTGGCGATTGATAAAGGTCAATATGAAGCAGCACAAGTCCTTGGATTAAATAAATGGCAGACAACGACACGGGTTATTTTGCCGCAAATGTTCCGTATTGCCCTTCCTGCGGTAGCAAATGAATCAATCACACTTGTCAAGGACACGGCGCTGCTTTATGCTGTAGCTGTACCAGAATTACTGCACTTTGCCCAGACAGCTGTGAACCGCGATTTTACAATCGTGCCCTTCTTTGTAGCTGGAATTATTTATTTACTAATGACGTTGTTGTTAACACTTTTCTTCAAATGGCTTGAAAAGCACTTTAGGTTTGAATAG
- a CDS encoding amino acid ABC transporter ATP-binding protein, producing the protein MAIIEVTNLKKSYGNLEVLKQITFDVNKNDVVAVIGPSGSGKSTMLRSLVHLEEINGGSISVDGEYLVRDGKYSSPQNSKRITAKMGMVFQHFNLFPHLTVKENLEMAPKLLKRGTALEIQQQSTELLEKIGLTDRATAYPANLSGGQKQRVAIARALMMNPDILLFDEPTSALDPELTGEVLQVMKDLAKERMTMIVVTHEMGFAKEVANRVIFMDNGEIVESSHPSELFTTPQFERTKAFLNRSLK; encoded by the coding sequence ATGGCTATAATCGAAGTAACCAACCTCAAAAAATCGTATGGCAATTTAGAAGTACTTAAACAAATAACTTTTGATGTGAATAAAAATGATGTCGTGGCTGTCATTGGACCTTCAGGCTCTGGGAAAAGTACAATGCTTCGCAGCCTTGTTCATCTAGAGGAAATAAACGGAGGAAGCATTTCTGTTGATGGCGAATACTTAGTAAGGGATGGAAAATATTCAAGCCCACAAAATAGCAAACGAATCACTGCGAAAATGGGGATGGTTTTTCAACATTTCAATCTTTTCCCGCATCTTACTGTTAAAGAAAATTTAGAAATGGCGCCAAAATTATTAAAAAGGGGAACAGCATTAGAAATTCAGCAGCAAAGCACGGAGTTGCTTGAGAAAATTGGTCTTACTGACCGTGCAACCGCATATCCCGCAAACCTTTCAGGTGGCCAAAAACAAAGGGTTGCGATTGCTAGGGCACTGATGATGAATCCAGACATCCTTTTATTTGACGAGCCAACTTCGGCTTTGGACCCTGAACTAACTGGCGAAGTGCTTCAAGTAATGAAAGACCTTGCCAAAGAGCGTATGACAATGATTGTTGTCACCCATGAAATGGGATTTGCAAAAGAAGTAGCAAACCGCGTTATTTTCATGGATAATGGAGAAATTGTTGAATCAAGTCATCCATCAGAGCTATTTACAACTCCACAATTTGAAAGGACAAAAGCTTTCTTGAATCGCAGTTTGAAATAG
- the cheB gene encoding chemotaxis-specific protein-glutamate methyltransferase CheB, whose protein sequence is MEQYSILIVDGSAVMRRTITKFFESDARFVVVGIARTGLEAEKKIVSLNPDIVILNSEITDFDGFVTLRRLMNNNKLQKAVIVSAENEEDAKVLKALEYGATTIILKKNIVGDTSIADRKAEFISKIEAIIRNIKKTGTNFKEENEEKEKNKDRQIELVFIGTSTGGPSALQAILPRFPKDFPVPIIVDQHMPLGFTQSLAARFKSLCQLDVKEAENNEVLQAGIIYIAPSGFQTTLQMVHGNPTLKVWNHKSSDVLYKPCIDITLTSLAPIYGSHLLAIILTGMGSDGLEGCKLVKNFRGHVIIEAEQSCVVYGMPKAIFESGFYDKQVPLSDIYKQIRSYV, encoded by the coding sequence ATGGAACAATATAGTATTTTAATAGTTGATGGTTCAGCCGTAATGAGACGGACAATCACGAAGTTTTTTGAAAGTGATGCCCGCTTTGTTGTCGTTGGAATCGCAAGAACTGGTCTTGAAGCGGAGAAAAAGATAGTAAGTTTGAATCCAGACATCGTTATTCTTAACAGCGAAATAACGGATTTTGATGGCTTCGTAACCTTAAGAAGACTAATGAATAACAATAAATTGCAGAAAGCAGTGATTGTCTCTGCTGAAAACGAAGAGGATGCCAAAGTTTTAAAAGCATTAGAATACGGTGCAACTACGATAATTTTAAAGAAAAATATTGTTGGCGATACGAGCATCGCTGACCGGAAAGCAGAATTTATTTCAAAAATTGAAGCAATCATTCGCAATATAAAAAAAACTGGAACAAATTTTAAAGAAGAAAACGAAGAAAAAGAAAAAAATAAAGACAGACAAATTGAGTTAGTTTTTATCGGGACATCTACAGGCGGCCCTTCAGCATTACAAGCAATCCTTCCCCGTTTCCCTAAAGATTTTCCAGTTCCGATTATTGTTGATCAGCATATGCCGTTAGGCTTTACACAATCACTTGCCGCAAGGTTTAAGTCACTTTGTCAACTAGATGTGAAGGAAGCAGAGAACAATGAAGTTTTGCAAGCTGGCATAATTTATATCGCACCTTCTGGTTTTCAAACTACTTTACAGATGGTACACGGCAATCCTACTTTAAAAGTGTGGAACCATAAAAGCAGTGATGTGCTTTATAAACCATGCATTGATATAACCCTTACATCACTTGCACCAATCTATGGCTCCCATTTACTAGCTATTATTTTAACAGGGATGGGGTCTGATGGGTTAGAGGGGTGTAAATTAGTAAAAAACTTCCGTGGACATGTCATTATTGAAGCCGAACAATCTTGTGTTGTATACGGGATGCCAAAGGCAATCTTTGAATCAGGCTTTTATGATAAACAAGTACCCCTATCCGATATTTATAAGCAAATAAGATCTTATGTTTAA
- a CDS encoding bifunctional diguanylate cyclase/phosphodiesterase, producing the protein MFDGVRIGEQKEIVEIVENDRLTGLISRESFENFLGKALANSNGNITIMFVDINRFKFINDAYGFSVGDEVIKKAAERIKECIGNEGIIARLYGDDFGILLIDSYNNEQIEILANKLVDHFKAPIQINDNLELHVSISVGINRCETSVSNDVDSTLKNAYLALNFAKDSQNGEFCYYNSFIDKISQKIIGIGLDMQKAIENNEFVLAYQPKVDLSNFTISGIEGLLRWNHPLYGLIPPSEFIPIAESTKEIIPIGKWVIDEGFKQATKWLANGINFKRLALNVSPLQFYSSDFVKFIEEMLQFHHLDPEFVELEITESVMNNIGKALDIINQLRKLGIKITLDDFGTGFSSLNVLNKLPFDCLKIDQTFVRQLFTDKKTGILTRMIIQMGRELDMELVAEGIERMDQLTYLRNCNCDVGQGFYFSKPLFAKDLEAYLQK; encoded by the coding sequence TTGTTCGATGGGGTAAGAATCGGTGAACAGAAAGAAATTGTAGAAATTGTGGAAAATGATCGATTAACTGGGCTTATTAGCCGCGAAAGCTTCGAAAATTTTTTAGGCAAAGCATTAGCTAACTCAAATGGAAATATTACAATTATGTTTGTGGATATTAATCGCTTCAAATTTATTAATGATGCCTATGGGTTTTCCGTTGGCGATGAGGTTATTAAAAAAGCTGCGGAACGGATTAAAGAGTGTATTGGGAATGAAGGAATTATTGCTAGATTATATGGCGATGATTTCGGCATTTTGTTAATTGACTCCTATAACAATGAACAAATTGAAATCCTAGCTAATAAGCTTGTTGACCATTTTAAAGCGCCAATTCAAATCAACGATAATTTAGAACTCCACGTTTCAATAAGTGTAGGGATTAACCGCTGTGAAACCTCAGTAAGCAATGATGTTGACTCAACTTTAAAGAATGCATATCTTGCCTTGAACTTTGCGAAAGATAGTCAAAATGGAGAGTTTTGTTACTATAATTCATTTATTGACAAAATATCACAAAAGATTATTGGAATAGGGCTAGACATGCAGAAAGCTATTGAAAATAATGAATTTGTTTTAGCTTATCAGCCCAAGGTTGACCTTAGTAACTTTACAATATCAGGAATTGAAGGACTGTTAAGATGGAATCACCCTTTATATGGGCTAATTCCACCGAGCGAATTTATTCCAATTGCCGAAAGTACAAAGGAAATTATCCCCATTGGGAAATGGGTTATAGATGAAGGCTTTAAGCAAGCAACAAAATGGTTAGCAAACGGGATTAATTTCAAAAGATTAGCGTTAAACGTATCTCCGTTGCAATTTTATAGTTCTGATTTCGTGAAATTTATCGAGGAAATGTTACAATTCCATCATTTAGACCCGGAATTTGTTGAGTTAGAAATTACTGAAAGCGTGATGAATAACATTGGCAAAGCTTTAGATATTATTAATCAGTTAAGAAAGCTTGGTATCAAAATTACATTAGATGACTTTGGGACAGGCTTTTCATCACTAAATGTATTAAACAAATTGCCATTTGATTGTCTGAAAATAGATCAGACATTTGTTCGTCAACTCTTCACTGACAAAAAAACTGGAATACTCACAAGAATGATTATCCAAATGGGCAGAGAATTGGACATGGAATTAGTGGCGGAAGGTATTGAAAGAATGGACCAATTAACATATTTAAGGAATTGCAATTGTGATGTTGGCCAAGGCTTTTACTTTAGCAAGCCATTATTTGCGAAAGACCTTGAGGCTTATTTGCAAAAGTAG